One Salvelinus fontinalis isolate EN_2023a chromosome 22, ASM2944872v1, whole genome shotgun sequence genomic window, ATTACATTCAAAGAAAATTGAAAGATGAGGAAGTCTATAGGGGGACGAGGTGGATGAGGCGAATAAAGGGTGTGTACATACCCAGGTACTTTATCTAAACAAGATTAAAATACTATAAGGTTTAATCAGACAACCTTCCTTCCAAAGCCCTGAGGCTGCGCGCTCTCTTTCAGACACAATCAGTATTCATTAACACATTTTTGATGGTGTTTTTGAACTTTTAATAAGAATACCAAACAACGGTTAAGAAAGAGTCACACTCTGGAAGTCAAGCACTCTGGCTCCCCCTGGGAAATGTTTATTGTTAAGTGCGAGGGGAACCTTTATCTCTCTGTCACTTAGAGTTAAGTCATTTAGTTTTAATGGAttaagggagggaggaaggacggaaggaagggagggaggtgaggtagTGGTGGGAGGGAAGAGTTAGAGAAAGTTAGCCAAGCTACAACGATTGCCTCAAGACAGAAAAAGTTGACTATATTATTTCTCACACAATCAAAATAAAGTAATTGTAGAAGTTCTACTTTTTTTTAAAAGACATTTTATAAATCTGCTGCTTAGATTATATGTAAACTACTACTTAGTATGAATTTTAATCACATTTAAAGTAAACAGATGTCTGAAATAAATTCTGACAACTTTGAAGAACCGACATATCGTTACAAACCATCCACTGTCTGCATGCACGTTCTGTGCTCAACATTACACCTACGAACCAGAACTTTGAATCTCACTTCAATCTCTGCATGAAAATGTCAcggaaaatgtatttttaattgcTGCTCCTATGAGAAATGCGTAATGCCTTCTACTGCCTTCCCCGTAGTATGGGGGAAATAACAGGGGTGGAAATGGCAGTTGCTACAGATGATGCTTTCAGACAAAAGGTTAGTTTCTCTCTCTTCTGACAGGGGTCAAGTAGTTATCTTCCTGTTCTTCACTGTGCTCAAACCAAAGGCTTGAATATGAGAGGCCTGAATAGCAAGTATATGAGAACATAGAGAGACTTCGGGGCACAGACATCCGCAAAAACTCCAACTGATGATCTGTGAGTACTTCCAAAGgtcaaaatggacaatgactcatTGGTGACCAATAGGGAGTGAAACGGAAACAAAGTAATACACATTTAGGTTTAACATAATGTGAGTGAGTTTTTGTGTTTTGTTAGTAATTGGAAAATTAGCTTTGGGGCAATTTTACCTGAACTGATAAATGAGCTCAACTAATTAACACTTACTATATAGTCAAGTGTAAACTTTACTGTCTTATCTGTTCTGAGCGGAAATATCCTGAGGATGTTTTAGTCCTAGAAAAAAAACAAAGTCCTGCAGAACAAAAGTCTATGAAGGAGGAAGTGTCCTGAAGTGCACCGTTTGCCATTTAAAATTCAGAGTGGCAATTTAGCCACCACCATCGTCCAATCCCAAACTTTCCAGAAAATGATGAGCAACAATTTGGAGGTGAGCCGTAATGGCGGCAGGTAGGGAACACAGTTGCGAAGATTCAGGAGTGATTAATGGAAACTAATTTTTCATGGCAATTAAAATGATTAAAGCCCGAGGGCCTTTCTGCTGTAACTCCGAATTGCTCCAGGAACAAGGCGATGCCACAAAGCTGAAGAACCAAAATTGCATTAGTAGTTGAGGAGAACTGTATTAAAATGCAAATGTACAGCTGTTAATAGTTCTTCAAAATCCAATAATCCCCCACAGTCAGTCATGTGTCAAAATGGTTAATGGAAAAATATCCCAGAGGCACGCAAGGTCCTTTTTCCACTCCGATTTTGATTAAAGGAAGAATTTCTGTTTAGGGAAAAATGTTCAGGGCTGGATGGGACTGGGTCTGTGTCCCAAGTAgtaccttattccctatgtagtgcactacttttgatcagggacaATAGGGTTTTTGTCAAtaatagtgcactatttagggaataaggtgccatttaggATACGTCCTGGGACTGAATGGGGATGGGGATAGGATCGGCAGAGTGTGACTTAATGTGGGCAGGATCCCAAACTCATTGTTCAGACTTCCTGATTCCAGAGATATGCCTTCTCATGGGAATAGCCTGTCTGTGTTGCTAACAAGGGGGAAGCCGATCCCATCTCCAAAGCTCTAAATCTGATCTGCAGGTATTAAAGACATTCATCACCCTGTTGTGTTTAGCACCTAACCTGTATTGAGTAACGCTTCAATGAAATGCTTATGATACATCTGCCTGCCTGTGAATGAAGAGGGAGGTTAGGGAGCAGCTTTGGCTGAAGGAGTGTCACACAGAAAGACATCATTAAATGAATAGTCTACTTGGTTATTCTGTCTCTTCATTATGATTCTGCTGGAGGTTATAGAGATATGGAAGTGTTCTCTCTCACCGGAGGGAGAAATGCCGTTTTCACTCCAACTAGACAGCATGGGCCATGGGgagacatgttgttgttgcacATTGAAGCAAATTGATTAAGGACATTACGATTCGTTATGAAATCCCAGATAACACAGAGACTGACTATAAGCCCAGCGTTGGTCAGTGAATAGTATAACTTACTGGTAACTCATTGTGCAAGAACTACTGACATTTGTGTATGTGCATGACCAACAGCCCATCCCTGATCATCaaatgttgtgttgttttgtgtCTGTCACTGAATAGATATAATGGCCACGTTAATATTGTCTCGATTGATCTGGTCGGGTAAATCCAATCTGAAACTGATCTGAACTGAGATAAGTATGTAAATTGCTTTGGGTAATTAGCCCACATGACTTTGCCGATGAAGATATCGGCTGTATACATACATTTCTAGACATACTATTCCTTGTGGAGCAATTTATCTCTAATACAGTATGTTTGAGTGTATACGTTCAAAATGTATGTCTATATCACACATTAGAAGGTATCCCAGTAGACTTATTAAAAGTGAAGCATTCAGGGCTTTGCTTTAGGAAGTCTACTTCTTAATGAGGCCGGCTGTAAAAGCACCCCACAGACAGCCGATGAACACACAAACCTGGCACACACTTTAATTACTGATAAATTGTGAGCCAGATAAACGCAGCGAGGAGCGGATTTCTCCCCCAGAGAATTCTAATCGCTGTAAAGCCGAGTGCTGATCCTAACTGCCGACTACGAGGCTTCCATGGCAGGTGCCACTGCACTGAGGAGTCCCACAACAGACGCTGCTATCTGCTATTGACTCCAAACGGCACTTACTCTCAATCTCCTCCATGCCTCTTCTGGGGACTGGAACACTACTTCTCTCTGTAGAATATGAGGGAAACATGGTATGGTTGGAGGACGGATTCTTGGAAGTAATGATGATCAAACTCAGGAAGTAAAGAGCTTACTGTATatgtaatgtatgtgtttttgattGGTCTTGGAGTGAATTTGGATGGTGTGATCAGTTTTGTTTCAATGAAGTTGGAAGAAGTTTGATTCCTGTCTTGATCGGGAACATCAAGGCCCAAGTCTATGAAGTTCAGGGATCTAAATGCACAATAAGGTATGGTAGGTCAACAAAAAAAGAGATATTTTATTGAAATGTAACATATAATGTGACATTATGATGCACTAAGAAAAGCATGGAGCTCAGATTGATCTGTATCTTTGGAGAAAGATGTGTGAATACTGATGTACACTATTGGGATACTCTTGATATATAAAATGTATACTGTACACTATTAGGTACAACGCGTTGGAACACTCATGATGCAAATCATGTTGAGAATATGCACTGTACATGCTGAAATGTCTGGCAATTCAGATCCTTAACATTTATTGACCTTCAAGTCCTACCATTATAATAATCAGTGAGACATATAAAGAACTCACATGTAAGAACATTCAACTGATAAAACATACAGTATTTTTATTCATATGTACACCTCCATCCCATCCTTCCCCCAGAAATAAAAGTCATACATTTGATGAATACTTATAATATATTTAGACAGTTCTACAGCGTATGTACAGGGTTGCTATTTTCATGGattcacgagagagagagagaaagagagagacagagagagagagaaagagagagacagagagacagagagagagagagaaagagaaagagagagagagagagagacagagagacagagagagagagagaaagagagagagagagagagagagagagagagaaagagagagagagagagagagagagagaaagagagagacagagagacagagagagagagagaaagagaaagagaaagagagagagagagagagagaaagagagagagaaagagagagagagagcgagagagagagagagagagagagagagagagaaagagagagagcgagagagcgagagagagagagagagagcgagagagagagagagagagagagagagagagagagagagagagagagagagcgagcgagagagagagagagagagagagagagagagaaagagagagagagagagagagaaggaaggaggagacATATACAGACGCAGCTCAATTCGGGATAAACTATGTACAATACAAACCATTCATACAAATTAGGCTCTCTAAGATATAGAATTCATTACATTACAATTTTTATTAAGTCAATGACAATGAGCAAGCCCCCCAATCAATCACAACTGAATATTAACAATAAACCTAATAAGGCTGTGATTTGCTAATAATAATCTGAGCCAGGACTTATACAGGGACAAGCTGAAGATTGAACAGCATCATTCCTGAACATGTAAAATGcatttattttaaattttttagAAAACATGCCTGCGGGAGAAGCCTGTCAGTGCTAGGTAAGTCCGCCAGGCTGATAAGACCCCCTCCACCTGATACTTGGATTGCACACTGACACTCTCCTCTTCTTCAGCTCTCTCGACTGTGGGGTCAAAAGATTTGGAAATGTGTGGGGATCTTGTAGGCCTTCAAGGATAGGAGTCTGGACTGTTATTTCTGAGAGAGCGGAATTGAGCTGCTATGAATGAAGAGTATTGCAGGTGCAAACAAAACATAGGATCATGTATGCTGCCATCCAATTGGTAGCTCACAGAACTGAACTTTCATACAGAAAGTATGGTGGCCCTAAGGAGCAAAGTAAGAAATATTTCCACTTTACTAAAAGGAGAAAATTAAAGCACCTAGAATCAAACTGGACCAAGAAAATTATATATAACATATTGATAACATTAACAAGTTGTTACAAACTAAGAAGACTTATTTGAAATTTTGATTTTACTTAGTTACAAATGGAACTAACAACCCCAAATATGTACACATGATGCATCTATGAAATCACTGATGGAAAAAGGTATGAAATCTATAAAACAAATAAATTATAATCAATATTATTTGTTTAGTCATAGTATTTGTATACTAATAATATGAATATAATAATTGttatatttataataataatgGTTTTGCACAACACTTGAAAGTTAAAATAATAATGCCCCATAAGTCTTTACTTTCTGTATTGTCTTAATTTCATAAATAGATAACCAATTCATTTTACACATTCTTTTATTTTCAGAACAGTACAGCTAACATATATTTCTCTGGGCggggaaaaagaagaagaagcccCGCTTTGTAACTTACTCGTCCTTCACATTGGGGTTGTGGGAGTGGTCAGCCAGAGGGGAAGTAGGGAGTGTCACTGTGGTAGTTGTAGTCCGGACAGACTTTCTGCACCAGCTTGTAGTCAGTGCTGTAGAAGGAGATGTAGATGCAGATGACTTTAAAGGGCTTGGAACAGAGCCAGGAGACGTGGCTCTGAGTCTGCTCCTGGTAACACGTCTTGGACGGGTCGAAGTTACACAGCGTGTTCCTGGCGCCCTTCTCCACCTTCTCGTACTCGATGCGGCAGTTGAAGGACTTGGAGTCCTTGGCGTCAATCACGGACTGCTGGGCCGCCACGTCGAACTCCACGACCTTGGTTGGCGGGACGAGACTCACGGACACGTTGCCCTGGCCTGTGGAGTTGTGTCTGAAGTAGACGCTGAAGGTTCCGTTGCCGTGGTCCACGATCTTCCCGGTGATGAGGAGGTTGAGCTTGACTGTCTTGATGTTGGAGTGGAAGTCTCCCCAGCCAAACATCTTCTTGAACTTGCCCGTCTTGACCATAGGCCGCCGCTTAGCTCTTGCTCTAGAATCCTGGAGGTCGGTGGAGTTCCTCAGCCAGTCCCAGAGGTCCTGCTCGGAGTAGGGCTCCGGGGTGTCGTAGCGCAGGTCCAGGGCCGTGGTGTTCTCTTTGCCATGGAGAGTCTGTGACAGCAACCTGCTGATTGACAGGTCCTTGCTGCTTTCTGTCCATATGTGTTTTAACGTCGACTTGGGGCTGCCCGACTTGAGGAGGTCCGCCTTGGAAGCATGAACACTTGTCAcctgaaatagagagagaagaggagatacgTTTCACTAACTGGTATGTCATACTGTTATAGGCGACACGGTAGTACTTGAGACATTcaaacaagcaaagagacactTCAGCAGATATTAATATCAGATTCAGAAAAAATGTACTTCACATTCAGGCACTACACGCAGCTTTCTACAAAACAGACAGATCAAAATGGACTCTGAAgtggggagaggacaggagagataccGGTAATCCATCTTTCAGCGAGCTTCAATTTCGAAACATGTTAGCAGACAGCCCCCATTTGGGAAATAGAATGTGTGAGAGACACAACACAGCGATCAAAGTATTGTTGacattgttttctctctctctctctctctctctcctctctcctcctctctccctctcctctcctctctctcctctctctctctctctctctctcctctctctctctcctctctctctctctctctctctctctctctctctctctctctctctcctctctctctcctctctctctctctctctctctctctctctctctctctctctctctctctctctctctctctctctctctctctctctctctctctctctgtagaaggGATTTCCACTTGGCTCCCCCAGATAGATAAATGCAGTGGCTATTCAGTAAAGACTAGACTATTAAGCACAAAGCGCTGCTTGGATTGATGATTGATGAACCCCCAGGTCTTCACCATTTAGCCACGATGACTGGAATTAGGTTCATACAGGCCCCGGCGGAGGGAAGTGACATTGATTGGCTGATTTCTACTGTAAGACGTGACAGCAGATCCGTCTTGCCCAGAGATTTTTGCATTTCGTGGGCCGAGGCCCTCTGGGATCGATACATAGAAAATAAGGTTTCGCTACCAATCAGTTGGCCCTTTGGACATGAATTGACTTCCTCAGACCGTGTCAGCACTAAGGGGTGATCCCTATAGCCATTGTTTAGGGGGAGAATATGCCTATATGGTTCGTATAAGGTGCTGAGAGAAGAGAACAAATAAAAAAGATAATTACATTGAGGGCTCTATTCAAAACGCAGAGTGCattcatgttaaacactgcaTATGTCAGCTCATTTGGAAATTACCTTAATATGTATACCGCGGAATGTGTAATGCTTCATTGTTACAGATTGAATAGATCCCTTAAGTATGCgttttgaactgcagattgaAAGCCATTTTAACCTAGTTAGAAGTAGATGTATGTAATTATAAATATAATTTTTGTCGGAAGCTTTCTGTACGCAATGGCCAGAAGGGGAAACAAGACATCCTTTAACATGAGCCTCATCATGCTACAAACAACCACTCATTACGGAGTTTACTGTAGTTACAGGTGACTGTAGTTTACTGTAGTTGCAAGtgactgtactttactgtagttACAGGTGACATTTTACAACCTCTATTTCAGGCATTCCTTTGTTTTGGGGTCATCGGTAGACCTATGTCCACTCTGAACCTGAGTAGGCAGAATATCCTTCAGCCCTGAAGGCTTCAAATACCTAATGAATTCCTTCACATTAAACTACATATTGCTTCTACATACACAGTTTCATTGATTACATAAGGAGATTACAATACAACGGTATTGATCAGAAATCTTCCCTGCAGATTCCATCTGGCCTAAGTCTATGGTAATGTTTCCAGTTTAATATTGAGGTATAATATGAATGAAGATTAGCCTACTCAACAGGACTAACAGCCCAGTGAGACTGTGACTTATGCCTCagggtgtactgtatgtatgtaattAAGTGTGTTGTATGGACACTGAGGGCATGTTGGGAGGGCATGATTTAAGACCTATACATGGTAATCATGAATGACTTATAACTGGTGATAAAGTGTACATATAGAAAATACatgtatactgtatagagagtaGATTGATAAAACCAATTAATGTTGTTCCATGCAGAATAGTTGATGTTAATATCTCATAAATAACATCATAATAAGTGAGTCCTGTATTTTGTGAATGCACTACGCTCAAACATTTTCATGATTTCATGGTACTCTAAAACATGTGCATGCCGTGTATGTTTACCCATACTTACTGTTTGTCCATTGTCCTTTATAGACAGCCACagtacaagacacacacacacacacacacacacacacacacacacacacacacacacacacacacacacacacacacacacacacacacacacacacacacacacacacacacacacacacacacacacacacacacacacacacgcgcgcaagtTGATCTATGAAGCTTCAGGCCCACGGCCAGTTTATTTGACTCCATCATCCAGCATGCTTTGGGCCTTGGGCCAATGTGTTTGACTCCATTTTCCAGCATGCTTTGGGCCCTGGCCCAGAGTGTCTGCTGAGGCTCAGTGTTGCCAGATGGTTAGTTTACCTGGGGGGACAGACGGTGCATCTGGTAAACATGGCAGCATTCTGGCCAGCAGAGGCCTGAGCCTCACAACTGACTACAGGCCAGGCTCAGACAGATGTCTTCCCCTGGGCCTAGGCTATAGGTATAGGGAAATGCTTGGGTCAGAGAGAGCTGTACGAGCTCCGTGTGTTCAGGATGTAAGTCATAACACAACGCAACAGCAGTCGACACTGTGATTCATCGCTGAAACTATGGAATGACACAAAcatacatgtttttattttttataatgatGGCCGTGTGTGCCATCATTAACGTGTGTGCCATCATTGTAAATGATGGCACACACGTTAACCCACAaatgcacacaccacacacatacacactcccatCAGAACCTACGCCATATATACAAAAAAATGGggacaacccttcaaatgagtggattcggctatttcagccacacccgttgctgacaggtgtataaaatcgagcacacagccatgcaatctccatagacaaacattggcagtagaatggccttactgaagagctcattgaTTTTCAACCTTTCcatcaagtcagttcgtcaaatttctgccatgctagacctgccccggtcaactgtaagtgctgttattgtgacgtggaaacgtttaggagcaacaacggctcagccgtgaagtggtaggccacacaagctcacggaacgggaccgccgagtgctgaagtgcgtagcgcttaaaaattgtctgtcctcggttgcagcactcactatcaagttccaaactgcctgtggaagcaacgtcagcacaagaagtaTTCGTCGGGAGCCTCAtaaaatgagtttccatggccgagcagccgcgcacaagcctaaaatcaccatgcgcaatgccaagcgttggctggagtggtgtgaagctcgccgccattggactctggatcaCTGTAAACGTGTTATCTGGAGtagtgaatcacgcttcaccatctggcagtccgatggacgaatctgggtttggtggatgccagaagaacgctacctgccccattacatagtgccaactggaaagtttggtggaggaggaataaaggtctggggctgttttttcatGATTCGGGCAaggcccttagttccagtgaaggaaaatcttaacgctacagcacacaatgacattctagacaattctgtgcatccaactttgtggcaacagtttgggaagaccctttcctgtttcagcatgaaaaagcccccgtgcacaaagcgagatccatacagaaacggTTTATCGAgaacagtgtggaagaacttcgctggcctgcacagagccctgacctcaaccccatcgaacacctttgggatgaattggaacgacgactgcgagccaggcctaatcggccaacatACCAGAAGAGTGTAGGCTGTTATCCTCTTgatgctaggggtcagatttttttttatttttaaattaacgttcccaaggtaaactgactatttctcaagtccagattgtagaatatgcatataatttacagattaggatagaaaacactccaaagtttccaaaacggtcaaaatattgtctgtgagtataacaaaactgattctgcaggtgaaaacctgagaaaatctaacccggaagtgatttttttttttttaaatctgtgtttcctggcccgtctttcttccatttaaaggagtattaaccagattcattttccaatggcttcctcaggctgtgcccaggctttagacatagtttcaggcttttattttgaaaaatttgcgagatttttcaaaactagtcaggtgtcctctgattagttcctgcgcgcgagaggggtagctctccattttctttctctctcgtattgaataggttacggtccggttgaaatattatcgattatgtttgttaaaaacaacctaaggactgattataaaaaacatttgacatgtttctacgaacattacggatactttttggaattttcgtcgaacggaacgaggctttcgttttctgaacaaaacgcgcaacccaaatggtggTTTTtagttataaaagtaatatttatcaaacaaaaagaacatttgttgtgtaactgggagtctcgtgaatgcaaacatctgaagattatcaaaggtaagcgattaattttattgcttttctgactttcgtgaccatgctaatttggtgCTAGCtgttttaacattgatttatacactcacaaaagcttggattgctttcgctgcaaagcatattttcaaaatctgacacgataggtggattaacaacaagctaagttgtgttttggtatatttcacttgtgattgcatgattataaatattttttgtaatatttttgaatctgatacgtttgggaattttcgtCTGTCTTTCAgaaccggaacgaggctgtagttttctgaacataaagcGCAACctaaatggcgtttttttgttataaaagtaatatttatcgaacaaaaataacatttgttgtgtaactgggagtctcgtgagtgcaaacatctgaagattatcaaaggtaagcgattcattttattgcttttctgactttcgtgaccatgctaatttggggctagctgttgtagcattgattgatacactcacaaaagcttggattgctttcgctgcaaagcatattttcaaaatctgacacgataggtggattaacaacaagctactgtgttttgttttatttcacttgcatgattataaatattgttagtaatattttgcgccctgcaattcagcggttgtttaggaaaatgatcccgctaaagggatccgtagcgcagagaagttatagcagcaaaggggggggccaactccatatctctctcacacacacacacacacacacacacacacacacacacacacacacacacacacacacacacacacacacacacacacacacacacacacacacacacacacacacacacacacacactatagcagAAAACCATTTGACACAAGCAGGCAGAGAACTCTTGCTACCAGATAACCATCCCAACTCAGCTACCTGATAACTATCACAACTCAGCTATGAGTGGACAGGTGTCACCAATGACCTGACAAAGTCCCCTTAGACATAATTCAGTGGTGATtctgaaatagcaccctattccctatatgcagGTGGGCACTTGT contains:
- the LOC129820079 gene encoding neurexophilin-1-like — translated: MQATCWCAVLLLTPAFYLVTSVHASKADLLKSGSPKSTLKHIWTESSKDLSISRLLSQTLHGKENTTALDLRYDTPEPYSEQDLWDWLRNSTDLQDSRARAKRRPMVKTGKFKKMFGWGDFHSNIKTVKLNLLITGKIVDHGNGTFSVYFRHNSTGQGNVSVSLVPPTKVVEFDVAAQQSVIDAKDSKSFNCRIEYEKVEKGARNTLCNFDPSKTCYQEQTQSHVSWLCSKPFKVICIYISFYSTDYKLVQKVCPDYNYHSDTPYFPSG